The following coding sequences lie in one Leptospira saintgironsiae genomic window:
- a CDS encoding cation-translocating P-type ATPase, translating to MEGLSFQQASELLQKFGPNESKLKKTSFWRISLSILAEPMLSLLLACGFIYALLGNLEEAITLSIAVIAVISLTIYQKNKSEKALESLRKLSPLRAKVIRSGKKIEIDSAFIVPGDLVFLSEGDKVPADGYLVDGLNLHSDESLLTGESIPVLKEETDPNNKGPYSESQKVYSGTKIVSGEGIFKVLFTGDSTYIGSIGREMGEISESESPLQKEAKRFTTFFFLGALVISIFLTYGLGIRNGNWMHAVLAALTFLMAVLPEEIPVVLSIFFSLGAWRISKSGVLTRRLNSIESLGAATVLCVDKTGTLTENQMKVRGLVSSSENSLFEFKTPEVEEEFHLLLEFSILASKKDPFDPMEKAIRELGFNLLYDTEHLHTDWTLEKEYPLSPKLLALSYAWNSEEPGTFVIGTKGAPEAIFDLCHFSEEKTSYWEKITEKYSLQGYRAIGVARSRIVNSSLPDNQHDLTFEFLGLILLEDPIRETVPSSVSECIRAGIRVIIITGDHSGTAKAVASKIGLQDHKESITGDELEKLSEEELDSKLNTVGIFSRIKPAQKLKIVRAFQKKGEIVAMTGDGVNDALALQAAHIGISMGKRGTDVAREASDLVLLDDNFSSIVKSVFLGRRIYENIQKSVSYILSVHIPIIGMSLLPAFTGDPIFFFPAHILLLELIIDPTCSIVFESLDLEKGDRYSSPRRKNSSLITLSRFTLSFFQGAVVLIILLSMNFWMQEKGINENQIRSSGFIFLVVSNFSLMLTNLTHKGGFISILRSLHSSVFWIFFLAASTLIASFQFEFSLRLFGFQRIPIEWVIFSILLGLISGLVFEVRKIRFFR from the coding sequence TTGGAAGGTTTAAGTTTTCAGCAAGCATCTGAACTTCTACAAAAGTTTGGACCAAACGAATCCAAACTTAAAAAAACATCTTTTTGGAGGATAAGCCTTTCTATTCTCGCAGAGCCAATGCTCTCGTTATTATTGGCCTGCGGTTTTATCTATGCATTACTGGGAAACTTAGAAGAAGCGATTACACTTTCCATTGCAGTGATCGCTGTTATTTCGCTCACAATCTATCAAAAGAACAAATCTGAAAAAGCTTTGGAATCTCTCAGAAAACTTTCTCCTTTGCGGGCCAAGGTGATCAGATCAGGAAAGAAAATTGAGATAGATTCTGCATTCATCGTGCCTGGAGATCTGGTATTTTTATCAGAAGGAGATAAGGTACCTGCTGACGGTTACTTAGTTGATGGATTGAATCTACATTCGGATGAGTCCCTTTTAACAGGGGAATCCATCCCAGTTTTAAAGGAAGAAACAGATCCAAACAACAAAGGACCTTATTCTGAATCACAGAAAGTATACTCCGGAACAAAGATCGTTTCCGGAGAAGGTATCTTTAAAGTATTATTCACTGGAGACTCCACGTATATTGGGTCTATCGGAAGAGAAATGGGAGAAATTTCAGAATCCGAAAGTCCTCTCCAGAAAGAAGCCAAAAGATTCACTACATTCTTCTTTTTAGGTGCATTAGTAATTTCTATTTTTCTCACCTATGGCCTTGGAATACGAAATGGAAATTGGATGCATGCTGTTCTGGCTGCACTTACATTTCTAATGGCAGTATTACCGGAAGAAATACCAGTTGTGCTGAGTATCTTCTTTTCCTTAGGAGCTTGGAGAATTTCTAAAAGTGGAGTTTTAACAAGAAGGTTAAACTCTATTGAGTCATTAGGAGCCGCAACCGTATTATGCGTCGATAAAACAGGAACCTTAACCGAAAACCAAATGAAAGTTAGAGGTTTAGTTTCTTCGTCGGAAAATAGTTTATTCGAATTTAAAACTCCTGAGGTTGAAGAAGAATTCCATCTACTTTTAGAATTCTCAATTCTTGCTTCCAAAAAAGATCCGTTTGATCCAATGGAAAAAGCCATCAGAGAATTGGGGTTCAATCTTTTATATGACACGGAACATCTTCATACAGACTGGACCTTAGAAAAAGAATATCCACTTTCTCCGAAGCTACTTGCACTTAGTTATGCTTGGAATTCAGAAGAACCTGGAACATTTGTGATCGGCACGAAAGGTGCCCCAGAAGCGATATTCGATCTCTGCCATTTTTCAGAAGAAAAAACCTCCTATTGGGAGAAGATCACCGAAAAATATTCTCTACAAGGATATCGAGCTATAGGAGTCGCAAGATCCAGGATAGTAAATTCTTCTCTGCCCGATAACCAACATGATCTTACATTCGAATTTTTAGGTCTGATCTTATTAGAAGATCCTATCAGAGAAACTGTGCCCTCTTCCGTTTCGGAATGTATACGAGCTGGGATCAGGGTTATAATCATCACAGGGGATCATTCAGGAACTGCAAAGGCAGTAGCTTCTAAAATAGGATTACAAGATCATAAAGAAAGTATAACTGGAGATGAGTTAGAAAAACTTAGTGAAGAGGAGTTAGATTCCAAATTAAATACAGTCGGAATTTTTTCAAGGATCAAGCCAGCACAGAAATTAAAGATTGTCAGAGCCTTCCAGAAAAAGGGAGAAATAGTCGCAATGACTGGAGACGGAGTGAACGATGCACTCGCTCTACAAGCGGCTCATATTGGGATCTCCATGGGAAAAAGGGGGACAGACGTTGCGAGAGAAGCTTCGGATCTCGTGTTGCTCGACGACAATTTTTCCTCCATAGTTAAGTCTGTATTTTTAGGAAGAAGGATCTATGAGAATATACAAAAAAGCGTTTCTTATATTCTATCCGTTCATATACCAATTATAGGAATGTCTCTGCTTCCCGCTTTTACAGGAGATCCAATCTTCTTCTTTCCTGCACATATTTTACTATTGGAACTAATTATAGATCCAACATGCTCTATTGTCTTTGAATCATTGGATTTGGAAAAAGGAGATCGTTATTCAAGCCCGCGAAGAAAGAATTCTAGCCTAATTACATTATCTCGATTTACATTATCGTTTTTCCAAGGTGCAGTCGTTTTGATCATATTATTATCTATGAATTTCTGGATGCAGGAAAAAGGTATTAACGAGAATCAAATTCGCTCTTCTGGCTTTATCTTTCTAGTTGTATCCAATTTCAGTTTGATGCTTACAAATTTAACTCATAAGGGTGGATTTATTTCTATATTAAGATCTTTGCATTCCAGTGTCTTCTGGATTTTCTTTTTAGCAGCTTCTACACTAATTGCAAGTTTCCAATTTGAATTCAGTCTTAGATTATTTGGCTTTCAGAGAATTCCGATAGAGTGGGTAATTTTCTCTATTTTATTAGGACTTATTTCGGGTCTCGTTTTCGAAGTGAGAAAGATCCGATTTTTCAGATAA
- a CDS encoding YgaP family membrane protein: protein MKFINSNFWDRAFRVILGTSLITWAFYIEDLYKIGIFAVGFVILATGIIAWCPIYTLFGWNTRTHSKKS from the coding sequence ATGAAATTTATAAATTCAAATTTTTGGGACAGAGCATTCAGAGTAATCTTAGGAACCTCCTTAATTACATGGGCATTTTATATAGAAGATTTATATAAGATTGGGATTTTTGCAGTCGGTTTTGTAATACTAGCAACTGGAATTATAGCTTGGTGTCCAATTTATACATTATTTGGTTGGAATACTCGTACCCATTCTAAAAAATCTTAA
- a CDS encoding ion transporter → MKIDRYIITTILKTSIEYVFILSLGILLIFLDEIEFAGLEIKYLILTLAGFKSCYFFIKGFRRISEFSGLDLKYYEFLVFIAFNISVIVLSFGFDYLCIYKTDLSSFSGIPQGLSNGSLFFKFLYFSLMIFTNIGIIKIVPESTEAEILVIFEAILSFITIIFILSDFISLKESLSSSSHKNGDDT, encoded by the coding sequence ATGAAAATTGATCGTTATATTATCACCACTATACTCAAAACATCCATAGAGTATGTATTTATCCTTTCTTTAGGGATACTTCTGATCTTCTTGGATGAAATCGAATTTGCAGGTTTGGAGATAAAATATCTTATACTGACGCTTGCAGGTTTCAAATCCTGTTATTTCTTTATTAAAGGTTTTAGAAGGATCTCTGAATTTTCAGGATTAGATTTGAAGTATTATGAATTTCTGGTATTTATTGCATTTAATATCAGTGTAATCGTTTTATCTTTTGGTTTTGATTATCTTTGTATTTATAAAACAGATTTGAGTTCATTCTCTGGGATTCCACAGGGTTTGAGTAATGGTTCCTTATTTTTTAAATTTTTATATTTCAGTCTAATGATCTTCACAAATATCGGGATTATCAAAATTGTTCCGGAAAGTACTGAGGCAGAGATTTTGGTAATTTTTGAAGCAATTCTATCTTTTATCACGATCATCTTTATTCTATCTGATTTTATTAGTCTAAAAGAATCCTTGTCTAGCTCTTCTCATAAGAACGGAGATGATACCTAA
- the galE gene encoding UDP-glucose 4-epimerase GalE, producing the protein MKKILITGGAGYIGSHMNKYLHKLGVDTVVFDNLSNGHEKAVKWGKFFKGDLLNKADLERVFTEHEFEAVIHFAALAYVGESVTDPQKYYINNVMGTLQLLEAMRNHGVKYFIFSSTCATYGAVTEVPILETTPQDPINPYGQSKLMIEKILADYSHAYDLKFVALRYFNASGSDLDIGEEHDPETHLLPIVIEKALGKRDSLTVNGNDYDTQDGTAVRDYIHVMDLAQAHHLGLEYLKKGGASDFFNLGTGQGFSILEIIKTVEKVSRVQIPYKIGPRREGDPAKLIADNTKAKKVLGWDPKFAKIEDIVFSAWEFHKNHSH; encoded by the coding sequence ATGAAAAAAATTCTGATCACAGGTGGAGCCGGATATATTGGCTCCCATATGAATAAATATCTCCATAAATTAGGTGTGGATACGGTAGTATTCGATAATCTTTCCAATGGTCATGAGAAAGCAGTCAAGTGGGGAAAGTTTTTCAAAGGAGATCTACTAAATAAAGCGGACCTGGAGCGTGTATTTACCGAACACGAATTCGAAGCCGTCATTCATTTTGCAGCATTAGCATATGTGGGAGAATCAGTTACAGATCCTCAAAAATATTATATTAATAATGTAATGGGCACTCTCCAACTTTTGGAAGCTATGCGAAATCATGGGGTCAAATATTTTATATTCTCTTCTACCTGCGCTACGTATGGTGCTGTTACAGAAGTTCCAATCTTAGAAACTACTCCGCAAGATCCGATCAATCCTTATGGGCAGTCCAAGCTAATGATCGAAAAAATTTTGGCGGACTATTCGCACGCATACGACTTAAAGTTTGTAGCACTTCGTTATTTTAATGCTTCCGGTTCCGATTTGGATATTGGGGAAGAGCATGATCCAGAGACACATCTACTTCCTATAGTGATTGAAAAAGCATTAGGAAAAAGAGATTCACTTACAGTGAACGGAAATGATTACGATACCCAAGACGGGACTGCAGTTCGAGATTATATTCATGTAATGGATTTGGCCCAGGCTCATCATCTCGGATTGGAATATCTAAAAAAAGGTGGGGCATCGGATTTCTTCAATCTGGGAACAGGGCAAGGATTTTCTATTTTGGAGATTATCAAAACGGTGGAGAAGGTTTCTCGCGTGCAGATACCTTACAAAATCGGTCCCAGAAGAGAAGGGGATCCTGCTAAATTGATCGCAGACAATACCAAAGCCAAAAAGGTTTTGGGTTGGGATCCTAAATTTGCAAAAATAGAAGATATAGTTTTTAGCGCCTGGGAGTTTCACAAAAACCATTCTCATTAA
- a CDS encoding thiol-activated cytolysin family protein, with protein sequence MKIVKNWIKPSVAVVLAAGYLASCSPNQSNLSGLLGLLGSSGSSKHVDETGPGAVKIADAGSLYTEPSYGQALSSSSKEAISPFPAGIPVPDSKTGHYACTTTKWGASEVRSLVDRAILNQGSEVLYPGAVLQGKFLEAGGYTPVTIPRSGGKIFLTGLKLSPNAIYSKELPQVSASNIQQGIQDILSTDVVGTAADASFSVEQVYNENHLLFNLGLDARFSDVGLKVSLGIDNLGKKNYILMKFTQKFYDVNFEDPTLSTSVFRDGANFQDPEGQISANNPPLYVSKVSYGRAVYFLLESEYTALQVKTALEVAWDPGILSAVSPVPPIGGEVSVTHEQVLDRTRIAYFVRGGNAGLALAPISAADSATPGSMYQAIRNFLANPEAANYSAANPGVPIAYTLNYLKDRSVAKMSYTTVYDQRDCEATYSENPQVFTAKLGKVDDKVRFLMDGQEFFSTNPEADVYTGPEINLNNAMSVGSEHEFTVELYNSNCFGTALDIDLKLNGTVLRTRSLNRSISTCGKQLTYKYKLNKITGAWSIIEENETPEM encoded by the coding sequence ATGAAGATAGTGAAAAATTGGATCAAACCTTCTGTGGCAGTGGTTTTAGCCGCTGGATACTTAGCGAGTTGTTCCCCAAATCAATCCAACTTAAGCGGTTTACTTGGTCTTTTAGGAAGCTCAGGCTCTTCTAAACATGTAGACGAAACAGGTCCTGGAGCAGTTAAAATTGCGGATGCAGGCTCATTATATACAGAACCTTCTTATGGGCAGGCTCTTTCTTCTTCCAGTAAGGAAGCAATTTCTCCTTTTCCAGCAGGTATCCCAGTCCCTGATTCTAAAACTGGCCATTATGCCTGTACCACTACTAAGTGGGGAGCTTCCGAAGTAAGAAGTCTTGTGGACAGAGCAATCCTGAACCAAGGTTCTGAGGTGCTTTATCCAGGCGCGGTATTGCAAGGTAAGTTTTTAGAAGCAGGAGGTTATACTCCAGTTACTATTCCAAGATCAGGCGGCAAAATTTTCCTAACTGGTCTGAAACTTTCTCCAAACGCGATCTACTCTAAGGAATTGCCTCAGGTTAGTGCATCTAATATCCAACAAGGGATCCAAGATATTCTATCTACAGATGTTGTAGGAACTGCAGCAGATGCTTCCTTTAGCGTAGAGCAAGTTTATAATGAAAATCACCTTTTATTCAATCTTGGATTGGATGCTCGTTTCTCTGATGTCGGCCTAAAGGTCAGCCTTGGAATAGACAATCTTGGCAAAAAGAACTATATTTTAATGAAGTTCACTCAAAAGTTCTACGACGTAAACTTCGAAGATCCTACACTTTCCACTTCCGTATTTAGAGATGGAGCAAACTTCCAAGATCCGGAAGGTCAGATTTCTGCAAACAACCCTCCATTATACGTTTCTAAAGTATCTTATGGTAGAGCGGTTTATTTCCTTTTGGAATCAGAATACACAGCTCTCCAAGTTAAAACAGCATTAGAAGTAGCTTGGGATCCAGGAATTCTTTCAGCTGTTTCTCCGGTTCCTCCAATAGGCGGAGAAGTTTCCGTAACTCATGAGCAAGTTTTAGACAGAACTAGAATTGCTTACTTTGTAAGAGGTGGAAATGCAGGTTTAGCTCTGGCTCCCATCAGCGCTGCTGATTCCGCTACGCCAGGAAGTATGTACCAAGCTATCCGTAATTTCTTAGCAAATCCGGAAGCCGCAAACTATTCCGCAGCAAACCCTGGGGTTCCTATCGCATATACATTGAACTATCTGAAAGATAGATCTGTAGCTAAAATGAGTTACACTACAGTCTATGACCAAAGAGATTGTGAAGCAACTTATTCAGAAAATCCGCAAGTATTTACTGCAAAACTTGGAAAAGTGGATGATAAGGTTCGTTTCCTAATGGATGGACAAGAATTCTTCTCTACAAATCCGGAAGCTGATGTTTATACAGGACCTGAGATAAATTTGAATAATGCAATGAGCGTTGGTTCAGAGCATGAGTTCACAGTGGAATTGTATAACTCGAATTGTTTCGGAACTGCTTTGGATATAGATTTGAAACTGAATGGAACTGTATTAAGGACTCGTAGTCTGAACAGAAGTATAAGCACCTGCGGTAAGCAGTTAACTTATAAATATAAACTGAATAAGATTACTGGTGCTTGGTCCATTATAGAAGAAAACGAAACTCCGGAAATGTAA
- the fbp gene encoding class 1 fructose-bisphosphatase, which translates to MSAHPTQLMSLSQYLIEEQLKLPQATGDFTALMSHLVYAAKIVSREVRKAGLLENILGATDQTNVQGETVMKLDEYADKIFTHTLTRCGHLCVMGSEEQEDVITIPTGYKIGKYTIAIDPLDGSSNIDANVSIGTIFSVHLRTSPQGTPGTKEDLLQKGSKQRAAGYIVYGSSTMLVLCVGKGVSGFTLDPSCGEFILSHPEMKMPESGGIYSINEGNYDYWSDEVKNYIRNIKSIEGGRKPQSLRYIGSLVADFHRNLLKGGIFLYPNDTKSSKYPKGKLRLLYEVAPMALIAEQAGGMAVTVEGKRILDLEPEELHERTTFVVGSKKEVEHFLTFIK; encoded by the coding sequence GTGAGCGCCCACCCTACCCAATTAATGAGTCTTTCCCAATATTTAATCGAGGAACAACTCAAACTTCCCCAAGCTACCGGGGATTTTACGGCACTCATGAGCCATCTCGTATACGCCGCAAAAATTGTTTCTAGAGAAGTTAGAAAAGCTGGTCTTTTAGAAAATATTTTAGGGGCAACAGACCAAACGAATGTCCAGGGCGAAACAGTTATGAAACTGGATGAATACGCGGACAAAATTTTCACTCATACACTTACTCGTTGTGGCCACTTATGTGTAATGGGAAGTGAAGAACAGGAAGATGTTATTACAATCCCAACAGGTTATAAGATCGGAAAATATACGATCGCTATAGATCCTCTGGATGGTTCTTCTAATATTGATGCAAACGTTTCTATCGGTACTATTTTTTCAGTCCATTTAAGAACTTCTCCACAAGGAACTCCAGGAACCAAAGAAGATCTTTTACAAAAAGGATCTAAACAAAGAGCTGCAGGATATATCGTTTACGGATCTTCTACCATGCTTGTTCTTTGTGTTGGAAAAGGTGTCTCTGGTTTTACATTAGATCCATCTTGCGGAGAATTTATTCTATCTCACCCAGAAATGAAAATGCCTGAGTCTGGCGGGATATATTCTATCAACGAAGGTAATTATGATTATTGGTCGGATGAAGTCAAAAATTATATCCGAAATATCAAATCTATCGAAGGCGGACGTAAACCTCAATCTCTACGTTATATTGGCTCTCTTGTTGCAGACTTCCATAGAAACCTACTGAAAGGTGGGATCTTCCTATATCCAAACGATACTAAATCTTCTAAATATCCTAAGGGAAAACTTAGACTTTTATATGAAGTTGCACCTATGGCTTTGATTGCAGAACAAGCTGGTGGAATGGCAGTTACTGTTGAAGGTAAAAGGATCCTGGATCTGGAACCAGAAGAACTACATGAAAGAACCACATTCGTAGTTGGTTCCAAAAAAGAAGTGGAGCATTTCTTAACCTTTATAAAATAA
- a CDS encoding DUF6789 family protein yields the protein MEAIGLIFVAGFVGTICMSLSMWSIHYAGSVNADMIRAVGSFFTKDMSKALIPGIITHVIVGVLFAFPYAFLISLAPHILIASIVTGGAVGFFHGYLVGFLLVVLVARNHPLEQFREAGISVAAAHVFGHLVYGVGLGVILGLYGYNWTSILAI from the coding sequence ATGGAAGCAATAGGATTGATCTTCGTGGCCGGTTTTGTCGGAACCATTTGTATGTCCCTTTCCATGTGGTCCATTCATTACGCAGGATCTGTAAATGCAGATATGATCCGAGCCGTAGGAAGTTTTTTCACAAAGGATATGAGTAAGGCCCTAATTCCAGGGATAATCACTCATGTTATAGTTGGGGTACTATTTGCATTTCCGTATGCATTCCTGATCAGCCTGGCTCCTCATATTTTGATCGCTTCTATTGTAACAGGAGGGGCAGTGGGATTCTTCCACGGATATTTGGTAGGATTCCTTTTAGTGGTACTCGTAGCCAGAAATCACCCTTTAGAACAGTTTAGAGAGGCGGGGATCAGTGTTGCTGCTGCTCACGTCTTCGGACATTTGGTTTACGGAGTTGGACTTGGAGTCATACTTGGTTTATACGGGTATAACTGGACCTCCATTTTGGCCATATAA
- the rpsU gene encoding 30S ribosomal protein S21: MVGIIVKEGESIESALKRFKRDCANAGIMSEIKRREFYEKPSIKKKKALESAKRKLEKKKRLFSRKDRG, from the coding sequence ATGGTAGGAATCATTGTAAAGGAAGGCGAGTCCATCGAATCCGCTCTCAAACGTTTTAAGAGAGATTGCGCTAACGCCGGAATCATGAGCGAGATCAAAAGACGTGAATTCTACGAAAAGCCTAGCATCAAAAAGAAAAAGGCTTTAGAATCCGCAAAACGCAAATTAGAAAAGAAAAAACGTCTCTTCTCCCGTAAAGACCGCGGTTAA
- a CDS encoding GatB/YqeY domain-containing protein — protein sequence MSLQLKINTDLKEAMKAKQEPLLSTLRLLKADIQYELTKNGAQELSDEQVIVLIKRSYVKRTDAIQMYEKANRNDLADKEKGEAEVLKSYLPPDVPEDQIVAAVEKFVIELGASGPKDIGKVMGKVMAEFKGANIDGSKVSAIVKSKLS from the coding sequence ATGTCCCTGCAATTAAAAATTAATACCGACCTGAAAGAGGCCATGAAAGCAAAACAGGAGCCTCTTCTCTCCACTTTACGCCTACTCAAGGCTGACATCCAATACGAGCTTACGAAAAACGGAGCCCAGGAATTGAGCGATGAACAAGTCATCGTTTTGATAAAACGGAGCTATGTAAAACGTACTGATGCAATTCAGATGTACGAAAAAGCAAATCGTAATGATCTCGCGGATAAAGAAAAAGGTGAAGCTGAAGTTTTAAAATCATATCTTCCACCTGATGTGCCTGAAGATCAAATCGTTGCCGCTGTAGAAAAATTCGTCATAGAACTCGGAGCTTCCGGGCCCAAAGACATAGGAAAGGTTATGGGAAAAGTTATGGCAGAGTTTAAAGGCGCGAACATAGACGGATCAAAGGTTTCTGCGATCGTAAAATCTAAACTTTCCTAA
- the dnaG gene encoding DNA primase, producing the protein MQFQREFIDRIRREVPIESFISRFVPLQKRGRNMVGLCPFHQEKSPSFNVSIDKQFYHCFGCKASGDLFQFVMSYERVDFQRAKEILSEYSGIPIQEKAKEEIERTETLYKVNKKALLFFQENLRGPQGLAAREYLNSRDLGDEIQKSFQLGYAPGGFNHLTGKVFNTKEEIKAALEVGLIRESEKGKEPYDFFRDRIMFPVFDLSGRVIAFSGRILGPGKESKYVNSPASSIFDKGRTFYHLHQAKESIQKSRTSILVEGYLDVIGLVDKGLENTVACMGTAVTENHIRTMKKFSDKFLLVLDGDSAGRKGALHAAELCLKEGLDCFVILLPEGKDPFDLSKELNRQELHKLLENQIPASSFVVEELLDKADSRALPEKKRRALDNLYQFLKGFNRDSDKEFFLGLGARRLGISMDAVLRDYKGGGAKFASPGSDNSKDKSAKRVSGPNPAEKCEREVIALLVKANHLFRFSEELSGLEFLDSKSAFLWDFIYTRYASEEEVSPASVISSEIPNEFKESIAPFLISEADMSPEDSVKVFKGLLNQQKLFVIDKRMEELDSGSPMDDPEHFTKLAYYKTEKSKLLEFIRNENSGVR; encoded by the coding sequence TTGCAGTTCCAAAGGGAATTTATCGACCGTATTCGTAGGGAAGTTCCCATCGAAAGTTTTATCAGTCGATTTGTACCCTTACAAAAAAGAGGGAGAAATATGGTGGGCCTATGTCCATTCCACCAAGAAAAATCTCCTTCTTTTAACGTTTCAATAGATAAACAATTCTATCATTGTTTTGGGTGTAAAGCATCCGGAGATCTATTCCAATTCGTAATGAGTTACGAAAGAGTAGATTTCCAAAGAGCGAAAGAAATTCTTTCTGAGTATTCAGGAATTCCAATCCAGGAAAAAGCAAAAGAAGAAATAGAAAGAACGGAAACTTTATACAAAGTAAATAAGAAGGCTCTACTTTTCTTTCAAGAAAATCTGCGAGGACCACAGGGGCTTGCAGCAAGAGAATATTTGAATTCCAGAGATCTTGGAGATGAGATCCAAAAATCTTTCCAACTTGGCTATGCTCCAGGTGGATTTAATCATTTAACCGGAAAAGTTTTTAATACTAAAGAAGAAATCAAGGCTGCTCTAGAAGTGGGCCTTATCCGCGAATCTGAAAAAGGAAAAGAACCTTATGATTTTTTCAGAGACCGGATCATGTTCCCAGTTTTTGATCTTTCTGGCAGAGTAATCGCATTTTCAGGAAGAATTTTAGGCCCAGGAAAAGAGTCTAAATATGTGAACAGTCCAGCTTCTTCCATATTTGATAAAGGAAGAACATTTTATCATCTTCACCAGGCAAAAGAATCCATCCAGAAATCCAGAACCTCAATTTTAGTGGAGGGATATTTGGATGTGATCGGTCTCGTAGATAAGGGCTTGGAAAATACAGTCGCGTGTATGGGAACGGCTGTGACTGAAAATCATATCCGGACCATGAAAAAATTCTCGGACAAATTCCTTCTGGTTTTGGACGGAGACTCTGCGGGTAGAAAGGGTGCACTTCATGCAGCGGAACTTTGCCTTAAGGAGGGCCTGGATTGTTTTGTTATATTATTGCCGGAAGGAAAGGATCCTTTCGATCTTTCTAAAGAATTGAATCGCCAAGAATTGCATAAACTTTTGGAAAACCAAATCCCTGCTTCTTCCTTTGTCGTAGAAGAACTTTTGGATAAGGCGGATTCTCGAGCTCTTCCTGAAAAGAAGAGAAGGGCATTGGATAATCTTTACCAATTCCTGAAAGGATTCAATAGGGACTCCGATAAGGAGTTTTTCTTAGGTCTCGGGGCGAGAAGGCTCGGGATCAGTATGGATGCAGTTTTACGAGATTATAAGGGTGGAGGAGCCAAGTTTGCCTCTCCAGGGTCCGATAATAGTAAGGATAAATCCGCCAAACGTGTATCAGGCCCGAATCCTGCGGAAAAATGCGAAAGAGAGGTCATAGCCTTACTCGTTAAGGCTAATCATTTATTCCGTTTTTCCGAAGAATTATCCGGGTTGGAATTCTTAGACTCTAAAAGTGCGTTTTTATGGGACTTTATATATACGAGATACGCAAGCGAGGAAGAAGTTTCTCCCGCGTCTGTTATTTCTTCAGAGATCCCAAACGAATTTAAGGAATCCATAGCTCCTTTTCTGATCTCAGAAGCGGATATGAGTCCTGAAGATTCCGTGAAGGTGTTTAAAGGATTACTAAATCAACAGAAACTTTTCGTGATCGATAAGAGAATGGAAGAGTTGGATTCGGGCTCACCAATGGATGATCCCGAACATTTTACTAAACTGGCATATTATAAGACCGAGAAATCTAAATTATTGGAATTCATCCGTAATGAAAACTCGGGCGTAAGATAG